A genomic window from Labeo rohita strain BAU-BD-2019 chromosome 6, IGBB_LRoh.1.0, whole genome shotgun sequence includes:
- the LOC127167076 gene encoding rho GTPase-activating protein 40 isoform X2, translating to MLGCADVPVRSVLALMCLHAEELTGSRRGQLLLPALRGTSGTKNQTRMPWGKSMGQSRLLGKTAGRAPARDCSLTAMNVESWADPRDPQPDSPDLPTPQQPDRLCLESFWSEVETIRSDSEPDSSRRDSRQSEDGEQEELWLQDAGLSPLVTGEEEDVDKAVLLSTLTKTQAAAVQRRIDSYTCSLRKRNKTPPRHVRDIFASPIAQSAVPETHNSEPDTHRNMESVTKTQRSAVSGQETQGLQMDEIFITDVAYCEQAAILLKQAKLPQNNSSQCRRDDGALPRVICPQCRLGVTRVLDLSHQDMKKVRQLALIDMTALCDLLGLEVKRHKTCKRKIPESCLFGVPLASLVESDQKIKPHTQIPLFLQTLLSFLEKKGLDSEGILRVPGSQSRIKVLQQKLENSFYSSSFSWDEVSPNDAAALLKKFIRELPAPLLTAEHLNTFSAVRDIADLKQKLHMLNLLVLLLPEPNRNTLKALLEFLSKVVLCERRNRMNLWAVSTIMAPNLFLHKAVPSKLAVDGPEKGQAERAADIMRLLIRYQDLLWTVPNFLLSQVRKLNENSSRRYQFYDKRIKHLLRKIHTDSREKPDKNSGECRTVKIQLGDVSFSMEFRLTINSRASDLMSQFYKELHTSDNSRGLLKRNGSTTYPDCAIYEVGGNIGEHCLDPETHLFDLYNNNPGGEWIIKLRSSSRGQ from the exons ATGCTGGGCTGCGCTGACGTTCCTGTGCGGAGCGTTCTGGCTCTGATGTGTTTACACGCCGAGGAGCTCACAGGCTCTCGACGCGGCCAGCTGCTGCTTCCTGCCCTCCGCGGGACCAGCGGCACCAAGAACCAGACCAGGATGCCGTGGGGGAAAAGCATGGGTCAGTCGCGGCTGCTGGGCAAAACGGCTGGACGCGCTCCTGCCAG GGACTGCAGCCTCACCGCGATGAATGTTGAGTCCTGGGCGGACCCTCGGGACCCGCAGCCGGACTCACCTGACCTCCCGACCCCGCAGCAGCCCGACAGGTTGTGTCTGGAGTCCTTCTGGAGTGAAGTGGAGACCATACGGAGCGACTCGGAGCCGGACAGCAGCAGGCGAGATTCCCGACAGTCTGAAG acgGCGAGCAGGAGGAGCTCTGGCTGCAGGATGCTGGTTTGTCTCCACTGGTAACAGGTGAAGAAGAGGACGTCGATAAAGCGGTCCTGTTGTCGACTCTCACTAAGACTCAAGCGGCGGCGGTTCAGAGACGCATCGACTCATACACCTGCTCGCTACGCAAGAGGAACAAAACGCCACCGCGACACGTCAGAGACATCTTTGCTTCCCCCATTGCTCAG TCAGCAGTTCCTGAGACACACAACAGCGAACctgacacacacagaaacatggAGAGTGTGACAAAGACGCAACGatcag ctgtGAGTGGTCAGGAGACTCAAGGGCTGCAGATGGACGAGATTTTTATCACAGACGTGGCGTATTGTGAACAAGCGGCCATCTTACTGAAACAAGCCAAACTACCACAGAACAACAGCAGCCAGTGCAGGAGAGACGACGGAGCGCTGCCG CGGGTCATCTGTCCGCAGTGCCGGTTGGGAGTGACGCGGGTGCTGGATCTTTCCCATCAGGACATGAAGAAGGTTCGTCAGCTGGCTCTGATTGACATGACGGCGCTCTGTGACCTGCTGGGGCTCGAGGTCAAACGACACAAAACCTGCAAACGGAAAATCCCTG AGAGCTGTTTGTTCGGCGTTCCCCTCGCCTCACTGGTGGAGAGCGATCAGAAGATCAAACCCCACACTCAGATCCCACTCTTCCTCCAAACA CTTCTGTCATTTCTGGAGAAGAAGGGTCTCGATTCTGAAGGGATTCTGCGGGTTCCAGGGTCTCAGTCCAGAATCAAA GTGCTGCAGCAGAAGCTGGAGAACTCGTTTTACAGCAGTTCGTTCAGCTGGGACGAGGTCAGTCCGAATGACGCCGCCGCTCTGCTCAAGAAGTTCATCCGTGAACTCCCGGCGCCGCTGCTGACCGCCGAACACCTCAACACCTTCAGCGCCGTCAGAG ATATTGCAGACCTGAAGCAGAAGCTGCACATGTTGAATCTTCTTGTTTTGCTGCTGCCAGAACCCAACAGAAACACACTGAAG GCGCTGTTGGAGTTCCTCAGTAAGGTGGTCTTATGCGAGCGGCGTAACCGCATGAACCTGTGGGCCGTCTCCACCATCATGGCTCCGAACCTCTTCCTGCACAAGGCGGTTCCCAGTAAACTAGCGGTGGACGGGCCAGAGAAGGGCCAGGCCGAGCGGGCGGCCGACATCATGAGGCTCCTCATCCGCTACCAGGATCTGCTGTGGACG GTTCCTAACTTCCTGTTGAGTCAGGTGAGGAAGCTTAACGAGAACAGCAGCCGTCGGTACCAGTTCTACGACAAACGCATCAAACACCTGCTCAGGAAGATCCACACGGACAGCAGAGAAAAACCCGACAAGAACTCCGGCGAG TGTCGTACTGTAAAGATCCAGCTGGGTGACGTGAGTTTCTCGATGGAGTTTCGTCTCACTATTAATTCTCGTGCCTCAGACCTGATGTCACAGTTTTATAAAGAACTACACACCTCTGACAACAGTAGAGGACTCCTGAAACg AAATGGTTCAACAACGTACCCAGACTGTGCCATCTATGAAGTGGGTGGAAATATCG
- the LOC127167076 gene encoding rho GTPase-activating protein 40 isoform X1: MLGCADVPVRSVLALMCLHAEELTGSRRGQLLLPALRGTSGTKNQTRMPWGKSMGQSRLLGKTAGRAPARDCSLTAMNVESWADPRDPQPDSPDLPTPQQPDRLCLESFWSEVETIRSDSEPDSSRRDSRQSEDGEQEELWLQDAGLSPLVTGEEEDVDKAVLLSTLTKTQAAAVQRRIDSYTCSLRKRNKTPPRHVRDIFASPIAQSAVPETHNSEPDTHRNMESVTKTQRSAVSGQETQGLQMDEIFITDVAYCEQAAILLKQAKLPQNNSSQCRRDDGALPRVICPQCRLGVTRVLDLSHQDMKKVRQLALIDMTALCDLLGLEVKRHKTCKRKIPESCLFGVPLASLVESDQKIKPHTQIPLFLQTLLSFLEKKGLDSEGILRVPGSQSRIKVLQQKLENSFYSSSFSWDEVSPNDAAALLKKFIRELPAPLLTAEHLNTFSAVRDIADLKQKLHMLNLLVLLLPEPNRNTLKALLEFLSKVVLCERRNRMNLWAVSTIMAPNLFLHKAVPSKLAVDGPEKGQAERAADIMRLLIRYQDLLWTVPNFLLSQVRKLNENSSRRYQFYDKRIKHLLRKIHTDSREKPDKNSGEQCRTVKIQLGDVSFSMEFRLTINSRASDLMSQFYKELHTSDNSRGLLKRNGSTTYPDCAIYEVGGNIGEHCLDPETHLFDLYNNNPGGEWIIKLRSSSRGQ, translated from the exons ATGCTGGGCTGCGCTGACGTTCCTGTGCGGAGCGTTCTGGCTCTGATGTGTTTACACGCCGAGGAGCTCACAGGCTCTCGACGCGGCCAGCTGCTGCTTCCTGCCCTCCGCGGGACCAGCGGCACCAAGAACCAGACCAGGATGCCGTGGGGGAAAAGCATGGGTCAGTCGCGGCTGCTGGGCAAAACGGCTGGACGCGCTCCTGCCAG GGACTGCAGCCTCACCGCGATGAATGTTGAGTCCTGGGCGGACCCTCGGGACCCGCAGCCGGACTCACCTGACCTCCCGACCCCGCAGCAGCCCGACAGGTTGTGTCTGGAGTCCTTCTGGAGTGAAGTGGAGACCATACGGAGCGACTCGGAGCCGGACAGCAGCAGGCGAGATTCCCGACAGTCTGAAG acgGCGAGCAGGAGGAGCTCTGGCTGCAGGATGCTGGTTTGTCTCCACTGGTAACAGGTGAAGAAGAGGACGTCGATAAAGCGGTCCTGTTGTCGACTCTCACTAAGACTCAAGCGGCGGCGGTTCAGAGACGCATCGACTCATACACCTGCTCGCTACGCAAGAGGAACAAAACGCCACCGCGACACGTCAGAGACATCTTTGCTTCCCCCATTGCTCAG TCAGCAGTTCCTGAGACACACAACAGCGAACctgacacacacagaaacatggAGAGTGTGACAAAGACGCAACGatcag ctgtGAGTGGTCAGGAGACTCAAGGGCTGCAGATGGACGAGATTTTTATCACAGACGTGGCGTATTGTGAACAAGCGGCCATCTTACTGAAACAAGCCAAACTACCACAGAACAACAGCAGCCAGTGCAGGAGAGACGACGGAGCGCTGCCG CGGGTCATCTGTCCGCAGTGCCGGTTGGGAGTGACGCGGGTGCTGGATCTTTCCCATCAGGACATGAAGAAGGTTCGTCAGCTGGCTCTGATTGACATGACGGCGCTCTGTGACCTGCTGGGGCTCGAGGTCAAACGACACAAAACCTGCAAACGGAAAATCCCTG AGAGCTGTTTGTTCGGCGTTCCCCTCGCCTCACTGGTGGAGAGCGATCAGAAGATCAAACCCCACACTCAGATCCCACTCTTCCTCCAAACA CTTCTGTCATTTCTGGAGAAGAAGGGTCTCGATTCTGAAGGGATTCTGCGGGTTCCAGGGTCTCAGTCCAGAATCAAA GTGCTGCAGCAGAAGCTGGAGAACTCGTTTTACAGCAGTTCGTTCAGCTGGGACGAGGTCAGTCCGAATGACGCCGCCGCTCTGCTCAAGAAGTTCATCCGTGAACTCCCGGCGCCGCTGCTGACCGCCGAACACCTCAACACCTTCAGCGCCGTCAGAG ATATTGCAGACCTGAAGCAGAAGCTGCACATGTTGAATCTTCTTGTTTTGCTGCTGCCAGAACCCAACAGAAACACACTGAAG GCGCTGTTGGAGTTCCTCAGTAAGGTGGTCTTATGCGAGCGGCGTAACCGCATGAACCTGTGGGCCGTCTCCACCATCATGGCTCCGAACCTCTTCCTGCACAAGGCGGTTCCCAGTAAACTAGCGGTGGACGGGCCAGAGAAGGGCCAGGCCGAGCGGGCGGCCGACATCATGAGGCTCCTCATCCGCTACCAGGATCTGCTGTGGACG GTTCCTAACTTCCTGTTGAGTCAGGTGAGGAAGCTTAACGAGAACAGCAGCCGTCGGTACCAGTTCTACGACAAACGCATCAAACACCTGCTCAGGAAGATCCACACGGACAGCAGAGAAAAACCCGACAAGAACTCCGGCGAG cAGTGTCGTACTGTAAAGATCCAGCTGGGTGACGTGAGTTTCTCGATGGAGTTTCGTCTCACTATTAATTCTCGTGCCTCAGACCTGATGTCACAGTTTTATAAAGAACTACACACCTCTGACAACAGTAGAGGACTCCTGAAACg AAATGGTTCAACAACGTACCCAGACTGTGCCATCTATGAAGTGGGTGGAAATATCG